The Dyadobacter sandarakinus DNA window AACTTAAACGGCTGGATGAAGACCGGTTTGATGTGATCCGGTTTGAGGATGGCTGTGAGTACCGGTATCCTCAGGGAATGGAGAATTTCAGGGCCACGCTGATCAGCTCTTTTCCGGAGGAAGCTGACGCAGTAAACCAGTATTGCGACAAGATCCTGGAAATATGTGACAAGTTTCCGCTCTACAACCTGCGTACCTCGGGTGAGAATTACCAGATGGACAAGGAAGTTATGGAGCTGAACGCGCACGATTACATTGCGTCTGTTACGGATAATGTGCGTTTGAGAAATGTGCTGGCGGGATCTAATCTGCTGTATGCCGGCGTGCGGGAGCGCACCCCGTTTTACGTACATGCATTGATCCTGAACAGCTATCTTTCAGGAGCTTACAGGTTCGCGGACGGCGGGTCGCAAATTGCAATCCAGCTCAGCCGTACCATTCGAAAGCACGGCGGACACATTTTCAAGCGTCAGAAAGTAGTGTCTGCCAACTATAATGAGGAAGGCCTGGTGACGGAGGTAGTGACAGAAGCAGGTGATCGTTTCCGGGGCAAAGAGTTCATATCGAACATTCATCCGGCAGTTACCATTGACATTTTCGGGGAAGACCGTTTTCTGAAAGTGTACCGGAGCCGTGTTCAGGGTCTTGAAAATAGTTTACCGGCATTTCTGGTGCATGTTATTTTTCATGAAAAAACATTTAAATACCTGAATTATAACATTTACCAGCATCATATTGAAGATGTTTGGGGCAGTGTAACGTATGAAAATGACACCTGGCCGCAAACCACCTTTATATGTACACCCTACATCACGAAAACCGGGGAATATGCGGACTCCATGTCCATCATGACCTATATGAACGTCGCCGAAACCGAGCGATGGGCGCACACCGTGAAAACGGTCGCAGAGCCGGGAAACCGCTCCGCAGAATATGAAACGTTTAAAAGAGAAAAGGAAGCCCGGGTTATGGCAAGGCTCGAGACGGTATTTCCCGGTATCGGGACAATGATCAAGTCCGTCCATAGTGCCACGCCGCTGACTTTCCGGGATTACGTAGGCAGTCGCGACGGCGCAATGTATGGGATTATGAAGGATTCGCGTACACCCGCCCGCACGCAGATTAATACCCGTACCAGAATCCCAAACCTGCACCTGACCGGCCAGAACGTGTCCATGCACGGCATATTGGGAGTGACAGTGAGCGCGTTTGTGACCTGCTTCTCATTTGTTGATAAAGAAAAACTGATACAAAAAGTTAAAAATGCCTGATATGCAAATTGTTGATGTCGTTGTGATTGGGGCCGGTCCTGCCGGCAGTGTGGCAGCTTCATACCTGAAAAAACAGGGATACCATGTCACCATCCTCGAAAAAGAAAAATTCCCCCGCTTCCAGATCGGGGAAAGCCTGCTACCGTGCTGCATGGAACATCTGGACGAAGCAGGATTGCTGGACGCAGTCCGCGAGCGTCATTTTCAGAAAAAGACCGGCGCAGCATTTGTGAAGGGCGACAAGCATTGCGAGTTTTTCTTTTCCGACCAGTTTACCGAGGGCTGGACCTGGACCTGGCAGGTTAAACGTGCGGATTTTGACAACACCCTTGCAGAAGCAACAAAGGCAAAAGGCGTGGATGTAAATTTTGAGTGTGAAGTGACCCGTGTAACATGTAGCGCGGATCAGCAGCACCTTGAGTACGTGGATCAGGATGGTCAGTCGCATAGCATTACGTCGCGCTTTATTATCGATTCAAGCGGGTACGGGCGGGTGCTGCCGCGGCTTTTTGATCTGAGCAAACCTTCCGCATTCTCCCCCAGAGGCGCAATTTTCTCCCATTTGGAAGATAGTAACCGAACCGAAATAGCGGGCAGCAATATTTTTGTGCATTCCTTCGACAACAACCGGTCATGGATCTGGGCCATTCCATTTTCAGATGGTTCCACCTCCGTGGGCATTGTCAGCGACAAGGAAAAAATCATGGAGCTGGCAGAAGAAGGCGGTGCCGGGTACAAGGACTTTATCCGCAACTTCGAAGACCTGCACGGCCGGTTCCGCCAGTCAGAGTTCAGGTTTGAGCCCAGGCATATACTGGGGTACTCCATTGGTGTGACGAAAATGTTCGGGGAAGGATTTGTGCTCTCCGGCAACAGTACTGAGTTTCTGGATCCCATTTTCTCATCGGGCGTAACATTTGCGACGGCTTCCGGACTGTTGTCTGCCAAAATGACCCACAAGCACCTGAGTGGTCAGCCGGTGGACTGGACCAGGGAGTATGAAGAGGTAATTCAGCGTGGAATCGACGTTTTCAGGAGCTATGTTACAGGCTGGTACAGTGGTGATTTCCAGACCATTATTTTTGCAGATGATATTAATAAAGATATCAAAAAGCAGATATGCTCGGTACTTGCCGGATATGTGTGGGACCAGTCAAACCCATTTGTTAAAAAACATAACACCATACTGCCGACACTCGCAAAAGTAGTCCGCATGAACCAGCGTACCCTGGCAGCTGAGAGCGGCAGCTAGGATGCACTCAGCAGGATGAGCCCGTGCTGTATTCCTTTGTAATGGTTGTAAATCAGAATATTACGCGGAACATTCGCATTTCTGGTGGCCAGTATAGCGGAAGCTGGTGCGGGCTTTCCTTTGAACAGCTGTATCGCCAGCCACGTAGCCCAGGCCGAAGACGTAGGATAGTCTCCGACCAGATTTTTGTAGGTATAAAGTTTACTGTTTTCAAAGAACTGCGCGCTCAGTCCTGTATAAAGTCCGTCTGTACGCACATCGCCGCTCAGCCCTAAAAGAACGGTATCAATGTCGCTCACTTTCAGGGCATTTCTTTCTAACATTTCGGTGAGCATAGGGGCGATATCATTGCCTGGCAGATAACTCGTTTGGTAAACATCCCTGATCCTCCCCAAAGACGCAGTACCAGCCTCACTGCGCAAAATAAACATGGTGGCACCTTCACCATTCACAGATCCGGGCGTGCCGGTCGCCAGCAGCGTTTCGGAATTATATTGACCTTTTTTAAAAGTTCCGGCCAGAAAATCAATGTTGTGATTGTAATCCGAGATTTCCTCCACGCTTCCAACCAGCAGGTGGCGGACGTTTTTGTCTTCTTCAAATAACATCAGCGCGTCCACCAAAGCCGCCTCAAATGCAAGTCCTTTGTGCACGTGGGTTGCATTGTAGCCCGTCTTTTTCCCCATCATGGCAAGGTTCCCTGCGATTGCATTGGGGGTACTTTGCACAAAGTTGGTGGGAGTAAGCGTACCTTCATCATAATCGACAATCTGATTCAGGAATTTGAGGCAGTCTTCGAGCCCTCCGTTGGCAGTAGCAAGGATGATACCGTCGGGATCCCACTTTTGTACCAGCGGCAGCCCGGTCCCTACGCCCATTCTTACTGCTTTGCCCATCCGCCGGAGCAAGCCGGCCGGTATCAGCGGACCATAGCCTGGCTCGATAGCCTCATAGCGGTCACCTGCATAGATTTTGATATCTCCTTCAAAGATTCCGTTATCAAAAGTTCGCTGGGGAGATATGCAGGCGAGGTCAATAATGTACATGTTGGATTTAATAAAATTCAGAGCGTGTCCCCGTCAGCATCCGACATGAACTTCCGGAGTACCGCGCTATATACTTCTGTTTGCCGCTTCATTTCAGCTTCATCCCACCCGAGCTCAGCGCCCATCACTGCGGCTACCTTCGGCAGGCTTAGCAATGTTTCTTCCCAATCCACGATCTCAAGACGGATACGGCGGGCCAGGAAGTCACGCAGGGTAACTGCCATTTCGTGCCGGGCACAATAGGCTGCTTCGGCCAGGATAAAGGGATATAAGGCTGATACTCTGCTTTTCAGGTTCGGATCCTGCTTGATCAGCGCTGCCACGTCCTGCGCACGGCTGCCATATTTCTGAGCCAGATGCCGGGCAATGTCTTCTTCCAGGTTATGCGTATCGCGTATTTGCTTCCAGGTATCTGCATCAAAATTTTCGGCCCCTGCCAGGATGTGCTTGTCGGTTGTGCATGCATTCTTTTTGGAAAAATTTACCTCAGCCTCATCAATGGTATCCTTGGCCATCAGGCGGTAAGTAGTCCATTTTCCTCCGAGCAGGCTCAGCAATCCTGATTTTTCATCAACCTCAATTTCGTGATCCCGTAGCAGGGTTTTGGTTGATTTGGATGGATCAGCTGCCAGCAGCGGACGCAAGCCGCCAAAACCGGATTTCACTTCCCCGATGCTGATCTTGTGTTCGAGGTAAGGATTGAGGGTATCTAACAGGTACTTTTTTTCGGTCACATTCAGGGATGGCTCCATGCTGTTGCCATCGGTTTCAGTATCCGTTGTCCCGATCATCAATGCGCCTTCAAATGGGATTGCAAATACAACGCGCCCGTCAGCTGTTTTGGGGATAAGCATGGCATGATCACTTTGCAGTAATTTCCATGGCAGTACCGCATGAACTCCTTTGCTGGGCCTGATGCGCTCGGGCAGTGCAGGATTGGCCATCAGCCTGACCATGTCTGAGAACGGGCCAGTACAGTTGATCACCAGTTTTGCCCGAACTTCCAGGCTGGCGGCCGTTAGCAGGTCCACCATGCGCACGCTGTTTATCCTGCCTGTTTGGTCAAAACCGAACCCTCTTACTTCCATATAGTTGGCCACTGCTGTGCCGGCTTCGGCAGCCGATTGTACCAGTGCCAGACAGTACCGCGCATCGTCCAGCTGACCATCATAGTACAGTACGCCGCTATGCAGCTTCTTCCGGTTCAGGGTGGGAATGCGGGCGAGTACCTGCTCCTTGGTGAGCCACTGACTCTTGGGCAGGGTATCGTCTACGGCAAACCGGTCGTAAATA harbors:
- a CDS encoding NAD(P)/FAD-dependent oxidoreductase, which codes for MQIVDVVVIGAGPAGSVAASYLKKQGYHVTILEKEKFPRFQIGESLLPCCMEHLDEAGLLDAVRERHFQKKTGAAFVKGDKHCEFFFSDQFTEGWTWTWQVKRADFDNTLAEATKAKGVDVNFECEVTRVTCSADQQHLEYVDQDGQSHSITSRFIIDSSGYGRVLPRLFDLSKPSAFSPRGAIFSHLEDSNRTEIAGSNIFVHSFDNNRSWIWAIPFSDGSTSVGIVSDKEKIMELAEEGGAGYKDFIRNFEDLHGRFRQSEFRFEPRHILGYSIGVTKMFGEGFVLSGNSTEFLDPIFSSGVTFATASGLLSAKMTHKHLSGQPVDWTREYEEVIQRGIDVFRSYVTGWYSGDFQTIIFADDINKDIKKQICSVLAGYVWDQSNPFVKKHNTILPTLAKVVRMNQRTLAAESGS
- a CDS encoding phytoene desaturase family protein, which encodes MQSSTAEKEFDFVILGSGLGGLACAAILAMEGYSVAVLEKNHQIGGLLQVYSRDKRIFDTGVHYVGSMNPGGSLYQFFKYFGVLEHLKLKRLDEDRFDVIRFEDGCEYRYPQGMENFRATLISSFPEEADAVNQYCDKILEICDKFPLYNLRTSGENYQMDKEVMELNAHDYIASVTDNVRLRNVLAGSNLLYAGVRERTPFYVHALILNSYLSGAYRFADGGSQIAIQLSRTIRKHGGHIFKRQKVVSANYNEEGLVTEVVTEAGDRFRGKEFISNIHPAVTIDIFGEDRFLKVYRSRVQGLENSLPAFLVHVIFHEKTFKYLNYNIYQHHIEDVWGSVTYENDTWPQTTFICTPYITKTGEYADSMSIMTYMNVAETERWAHTVKTVAEPGNRSAEYETFKREKEARVMARLETVFPGIGTMIKSVHSATPLTFRDYVGSRDGAMYGIMKDSRTPARTQINTRTRIPNLHLTGQNVSMHGILGVTVSAFVTCFSFVDKEKLIQKVKNA
- a CDS encoding beta-ketoacyl synthase chain length factor codes for the protein MYIIDLACISPQRTFDNGIFEGDIKIYAGDRYEAIEPGYGPLIPAGLLRRMGKAVRMGVGTGLPLVQKWDPDGIILATANGGLEDCLKFLNQIVDYDEGTLTPTNFVQSTPNAIAGNLAMMGKKTGYNATHVHKGLAFEAALVDALMLFEEDKNVRHLLVGSVEEISDYNHNIDFLAGTFKKGQYNSETLLATGTPGSVNGEGATMFILRSEAGTASLGRIRDVYQTSYLPGNDIAPMLTEMLERNALKVSDIDTVLLGLSGDVRTDGLYTGLSAQFFENSKLYTYKNLVGDYPTSSAWATWLAIQLFKGKPAPASAILATRNANVPRNILIYNHYKGIQHGLILLSAS
- a CDS encoding glycerol-3-phosphate dehydrogenase/oxidase, yielding MNRTTSVERLKTEEFDICIIGAGASGAGCALDAALRGYKVALIDRQDFASETSSKSTKLIHGGVRYLEQAFKKFDFAQLRQVRHGLEERHTVLRNAPHLARPLPLVTPVSSWFEGLYFSIGLRIYDRFAVDDTLPKSQWLTKEQVLARIPTLNRKKLHSGVLYYDGQLDDARYCLALVQSAAEAGTAVANYMEVRGFGFDQTGRINSVRMVDLLTAASLEVRAKLVINCTGPFSDMVRLMANPALPERIRPSKGVHAVLPWKLLQSDHAMLIPKTADGRVVFAIPFEGALMIGTTDTETDGNSMEPSLNVTEKKYLLDTLNPYLEHKISIGEVKSGFGGLRPLLAADPSKSTKTLLRDHEIEVDEKSGLLSLLGGKWTTYRLMAKDTIDEAEVNFSKKNACTTDKHILAGAENFDADTWKQIRDTHNLEEDIARHLAQKYGSRAQDVAALIKQDPNLKSRVSALYPFILAEAAYCARHEMAVTLRDFLARRIRLEIVDWEETLLSLPKVAAVMGAELGWDEAEMKRQTEVYSAVLRKFMSDADGDTL